The genome window tccaatcactaagcactatcactgtcctaggccgtagccaagtcgcaggtttcactggttcactcactattgatcacttgtcgcctcgaagatcgctcagatcgaactgactcgccgggcctgcctgcggctttttatatggcgagacgaattccagaaatttcccgaatcacgtaaacaagtaaacaaccgtgggaagtttctaggaggctcgagcatgtaccacaataaaactgccgtccttacgataagtgcagtaactTACTGcttactctccaaccgtcttacggtttttcgatcagcacgagaatctgacgcgagtttcacagtttttacccatcccacaaaactgctcaacgccgctaaagaagtgttacggtacatggtatacggacacgtggtgccatctagcgacaaaccagcgaaacttaccgagggagcacaggcaacataaatccaaTACtagaggtgcgcaagtacatactcgaaccttttagaaaggtccaatgtttgtttacgtgtttaccgtttatttgtttgcgtgtttacgtgttttaatttagaccttatgagagtccataaggtctaaattaaatttgccaaaaaatttataaatggctaagggggcgtccacaaattacgtgaggtgtttttttgaATTTTGTGACCCCCCTTCTGGTGAGATTTTACTCCAACTGGATCGTGTCCACAGCTTAACGTGCTAATAAATCAGGAACCTAATAATTAGTACCTATCGTATATTATCATTTAtgcataaaaaattataaatgttctTATCTATCGCGATAAcagtgataaaaataaaatttataagtgTGTACCTACAAACACCAAATTGCATTTGACGATTTGCATCGCTAGTAGCATAGTAAAAATGCTGTCGATTTTGTGTATAGCGGCACTTGCCTTCGCTACTgtatcaggtagacattctagattaaaatatagtaattgTTAGATTTTTTTACGTATTTTTGAACTTATTGAGTAATAACACCTATGGTTATTACATATTTGTAAATATTCCGTCGTAGTTATGGCCAGGCCAGCTGGACCTATCGTAATCAATGTATTCAATTTAATAACACAGAAATAGAGATCTCTTGCAAAGTCTATTATcttgatatttaatatttttttaaggtctACCTGATCAAAGAATAATCGGTGGTGCTTTGACCACGATCGACAGATTTCCCTACGCGGTTGTGATATTGAGTTCAACTGATGGTACGCAATTCACGCAGGCTTGCGGGGGCACCATCATCAACAACAGAGCTATTCTGTCATCTGCTGAATGCTACCAGTGAGTATTTAAGTAGCTCCCAATGCTACTAGTAAGTAtctattaatacgcgagcgaaaaactttggatccgttttgacgaaaaatgcggaaacgtaggtgattgaaattttgcacaggtgaaggagtgcatcgagctaatattattttgaaagcttataacatacattttttaaacaaataaaacatcacacacactacaacacacacactaaaagattttgattgacaagcctatacacacgaatttgtactcttttatttatggtgtctgttgtcaaattgaaaatagatttagttttttttattgaatcttagacaataaaattattacacggccagtctgtcatcatttgacatTATTAATCTGAGtctgtcgcaggaattatgtctaaaaaataataaagtcaatattttgacaatacaATGTCAATAGAAAAGCCTACGGACACTGACCTcctatacaagtacgctggacataagatacccagctgttttttgtgcctatttgaagcggaatcagcgcccccaatgcgggggaagagaactaaatctgacgtaatttgcaaatggccgctcaaTCGCTATCGGTTGTAGAAACCGAAGAGAATATAATTACTacggttgtagaaactagtattagttctaagtactcccactactgctttcagcgccaatatggcgacttttaaACGTCATgcttacgtcagatttagttctcttcccccgcattggagcgctaattccgcttcaaataggcacaaaaagcaattgtcatttcaaagggtatcataggtccagcgtacttgtgtaatggaggtcagtgcctacgaataataaaaactattattattcgtagagaaaAGCGTTgcgcaagggcgtcgccagccgatggcgcaggggggggcaagttgactttacctactacagtctacaattcatactttactcactctcgataaatgagaaaagcaggtatgaattgtaggtaaagtcgacagcacatgaagcttttcacttgtactacgagccttacatctattaccagattttaatattatagtggtcgttgtttgcattatatttggcaagatttttagagtctctagggggggcagctgcccctccctgcccccccttggcgaagCCCTTGGCGTTGCGCGAAAGCgaaacttatatatttttttatttgaggtcgaatatcgatcattgggcgatctctagtctagGTAATTACTTCTACTAGGCTAAGGAGCCttctttttttacataatattgggTATTGCgataccaagatcattttcgTTTAAGAGATACGCCTCTTACTATTCGTGACCCCCATGATATTGATTTTGTTGAATAAGAATCTCCATAGCATTAATATTGAAACTTTAAATTTCCAGCGGACTAACCAGAACTTGGCGTGCTCGCGCAGGCTCCTCGTACGCCAACAGCGGCGGCAGCGTTCACAACATCGGCCAAATCTTCATCAACCCGTCCTACGACATTATCGGAGGCGACGGCGACTTGGCCGTCCTTCACGTAACTTCGGCGTTCTCGTACGGTAACAACGTGCAACCTGCGCGCGTTGGAGGCGCCAACTACAACTTAGGGAATGGCGTTTCAGTTACAACTGTCGGATGGGGACAGACTACGGTGAGTGCCAAATACGAGCACTACGTTTATGATACAAGGAAAGGAGATTCTAGGACGATCTCTTTAAAAGGGAGACCGAACAGTCTTGAACGTAGGATCCATAatgcaacataataattattttcatgacTCGCCTGACTTCATTCGAGATAAATGTATATTAGAGCTTGTCTAATTTGTAATGACGCTTCACtagataataaatgaaaaattttgtactgtgaATACGAGAGAGGGGCACATCATTTTAAGTTAGACAAGCCCTACGTACTTATTGttggttaaaatatttaatttacaattcTTTTAGCAACATAAATATGTACAAAAAACTAACACTTTGTGTGATTCCCAGTTCACTACTAGAGTCCTGAGGAATGTAGGAATCAGCAAATTATTTCTGTGGGTCTTTATATAATTTTCGTGTTCCAGTACGGCGGTCAGAAATCCGAGCAGCTCCGTTCGGTGGAAATATGGACTGTGAATCAGGAAACCTGCCGACAGAACTACAACATCATTTCGATCACGGTAACCCCGAACATGATGTGCGCCGGACACCTCGGAGTCGGCGGCCGCGACATCTGTCCCGGGGACTACGGTGGTCCCCTCCTGCATGATACTGACGTCATAGTCGGTGTCGCCTCTTTCGGTACCGGCTGCGGCTACGCCAACTACCCCGGTATATACTCCAGGGTCGCGCCAT of Aricia agestis chromosome 9, ilAriAges1.1, whole genome shotgun sequence contains these proteins:
- the LOC121730362 gene encoding trypsin, alkaline C-like, whose translation is MLSILCIAALAFATVSGLPDQRIIGGALTTIDRFPYAVVILSSTDGTQFTQACGGTIINNRAILSSAECYHGLTRTWRARAGSSYANSGGSVHNIGQIFINPSYDIIGGDGDLAVLHVTSAFSYGNNVQPARVGGANYNLGNGVSVTTVGWGQTTYGGQKSEQLRSVEIWTVNQETCRQNYNIISITVTPNMMCAGHLGVGGRDICPGDYGGPLLHDTDVIVGVASFGTGCGYANYPGIYSRVAPYSNWIVSTA